A genomic region of Oncorhynchus mykiss isolate Arlee chromosome 2, USDA_OmykA_1.1, whole genome shotgun sequence contains the following coding sequences:
- the LOC118941134 gene encoding fibrous sheath-interacting protein 2-like, whose translation MDGDDARKGLQEAPERTFPVFFRGKLGEKLHQETPGFDLLDPNMRVIDVSYNCLHDKHLKSFFRHPERKKRLVKQGLITSNEKARQTSLFFPKSKSDTYMELRKLDRCKQYDG comes from the exons ATGGACGGCGACGACGCCCGAAAA GGGTTACAGGAAGCCCCAGAAAGGACATTCCCTGTATTCTTCAGAGGAAAACTGGGGGAGAAG CTCCATCAGGAGACCCCAGGGTTTGACCTGTTGGACCCCAACATGAGAGTCATAGATGTTAGTTATAACTGCCTCCACGACAAACACCTGAAGAGTTTTTTCCGCCATCCGGAAAGGAAGAAGCGGCTGGTGAAGCAAGGCCTCATCACCTCAAATGAGAAGGCAAGGCAGACCTCCCTTTTCTTTCCAAAATCTAAAAGTGACACTTATATGGAACTGAGAAAATTGGACAGGTGTAAGCAATATGATGGCTAG
- the LOC118936783 gene encoding uncharacterized protein LOC118936783 has product MLLKQFLVLQQQGEVPSHISLTDIRDWLIAKGRNYFKNTFQSEMEEGKNLHLAELAWDVKRRLRLKELEREVCRELRLERRIRWSVIGQPGSQMGDWRPLGMETHTPLGMDSPFRHSTSSMDTLSSQISTENLEVARLHTARPHIARPQTTRPRSARPPSERPSSDSDHSGTLSSVMTCSPHSASPSVITVRDLLLLIGHITSSVLEEVNSILIPALVDLIRLRASESTAENMPPISKDTNEDSTQGSVSCTSLLSKVNVICLPQSPDSRSSPISIDEPVTAVQTYCSSSSLSSEERAHSFSSQISTKNLLAARSRSANPPSAKLPSAKPQSAKPPPAKPPLAKPQSAKPPPAKPQSAKPTPAKPTPAKPPPAKPHYAKPPTATDYSGTLSAVVGRGHIIPVKLTLAPFSSISSDETNTNLSSSSLPSSCSIKLSDSRSDIHCSLTVSSISNAPGPDSSSSPVRENQFATEVSSICLSQDRNGQGGSVTPPAPLVVSLPSIIERAGRLVCSVISQSLAIVEGRSSVNGEEGSPSPTTVSHSPTRVFVSHLRSSPLGEDLVDSTLADVISVLKMEGILSSSPTLEEELLDLSSSCSSSSSEILQCVSVGPLGSGSETSFKLLGGRTLGIATPTAHVTTEDLEVYSDEIIDEILIIMRTKKDDDSGSDVSGASTPCNTPAPQSRSSSALRGVLPHDRRIRSTTLLGIQNTLDSENLSGECSTSPQDNARVLEMIKLLQRRLEGTPSESSIHITDVASPLGISLPVSHYAVQSCVFATDKDLKAERVKGVFESLRSQFMSYSIKPVSNIITRATTKMAASNQVSSETLQAASAKSSAVAQNLISSVLFKVAKMSCSDDLEGLGDHIRCPSTLTRVLTPLTLEKATLTPAVLKIRREMSKEVATELQSFLIKESLTGTQAPSNGHVCTSGSAPREAVWDILRKTKEEASNKSLNNIFSVNLDERLTDYIADALYPKLHDQLESKRELQASYYSSQISCSLSPFKVESSLELQEFTDPLSESVLCLLDRTFGDKAQNLKTGGGVLQYVTDPTYKKLLIGSHTNDVNVVMHTIAVEELPVEGCIAQSEAIHGLHKKQKLPSSGRGNETPSPTNCLLEGVVGKLVRKMLFQGLDIPEVPINYSRSENFKLQYELVAKLCPLMVRTIMATTIVNQPPTIQEAVMSSENIHVRELCEAGIKNLKENHVPDDSETNIMVRGALSEIESCMIETSDKDSPSLHSTPEVVVDLITKLLHGYELDAEDFASPVSSPTTTLSDVAMDMVVSVLRDMSDSPDVTSALEMTKDLKTPYSRPSSARIVSALCRELEEQMGSPDALRRALSRGSGEMTTAIASAVTREVNRLGSIVPKVSIRPLSSDICLRTDQDKVIVKSRCGSAEVKASQPVYIIVHVEAVMDIIVRLRSLIVPRTQDKLASWTLVEDVTNKLSSALWVRVTNRWREANVCLKATDIFQLVLSVHSKLMQRYGTEEALQKILCHKAPKLHKDIVCLVTNGIMDAPSKIQSTKNLESTLNLKELTALFNEMTTRQSLNKKAEQSSIKIEIEQPEWSTVEQVTSGSTSFIRELILEEVLMKLVKKICRMPKRTNKRQRIQISDLVTELIRLFDDEVAKYLIEEMESQQKSFNSKMTSKLADAIYTDLGKVKRLKRSLKIADLFEDQEMLSIVSVIVSHKLLAILKPSVSNPYDRETSDLEDSCSDDVEDLESEGVHYTTGRKSNMSIVLTDTTNQPEMYIAVDSPPMIKLSKMRKGIWDFFWGVQKAWKRLVTCKSSGSSDG; this is encoded by the exons atGCTTTTGAAGCAGTTCCTAGTCTTGCAGCAGCAAGGGGAGGTTCCGTCCCACATCTCACTGACGGATATTAGAGATTGGCTCATTGCCAAGGGTAGAAACTACTTCAAGAACAC GTTTCAGAGTGAAATGGAAGAGGGGAAGAACCTTCACTTGGCCGAACTGGCTTGGGATGTGAAACGACGCCTCAGGCTTAAGGAGCTGGAAAGAGAAGTGTGCAGGGAGCTGCGCCTGGAGCGCCGAATCCGCTGGTCGGTGATTGGACAG CCTGGTAGCCAGATGGGAGATTGGAGACCCCTGggcatggagacacacacacctctgggaATGGACTCTCCCTTCAGACACTCCACCTCCTCGATGGACACTCTTTCCAGTCAGATCTCGACTGAGAACCTCGAGGTTGCTAGGCTACATACTGCCAGACCACATATTGCCAGACCACAAACTACCAGACCACGTTCTGCCAGACCACCATCTGAAAGACCTAGCAGTGACTCTGATCACTCTGGAACCTTGTCTTCTGTGATGACCTGCTCACCACATTCAGCTAGCCCGTCAGTG ATTACTGTTAGGGACTTGCTGCTCCTGATTGGGCACATAACGAGCTCAGTATTGGAGGAGGTAAATAGCATCCTGATCCCTGCCTTGGTTGACCTTATAAGGCTGAGAGCTTCAGAAAGTACTGCAGAGAATATGCCCCCCATCAGCAAAGACACCAACGAAGATTCAACCCAGGGCTCTGTCAGCTGTACCTCCCTACTCTCCAAAGTCAATGTCATCTGTCTCCCTCAGAGTCCTGACAGTAGGTCCTCCCCAATCTCCATTGATGAACCAGTCACTGCTGTCCAGACTTATTGTAGCAGCAGTTCTCTGTCCAGTGAGGAACGAGCACACTCTTTCTCCAGTCAGATCTCTACTAAGAACCTCCTGGCTGCTAGGTCACGTTCTGCCAATCCACCATCTGCTAAACTACCATCTGCTAAACCACAATCTGCTAAACCACCACCTGCTAAACCACCACTTGCTAAACCACAATCTGCTAAACCACCACCTGCTAAACCACAATCTGCTAAACCAACGCCTGCTAAACCAACACCTGCTAAACCACCACCTGCTAAACCACATTATGCTAAACCACCTACTGCCACTGACTACTCTGGAACCTTATCTGCTGTGGTAGGTCGTGGGCATATCATCCCTGTCAAACTGACCTTGGCCCCTTTCTCCTCAATCTCCAGCGACGAGACCAAcaccaacctctcctccagcagccTCCCTTCCTCGTGCTCCATCAAGCTTTCAGACAGTAGGAGTGACATTCATTGCTCCCTGACTGTAAGCTCCATTTCAAATGCTCCTGGACCTGACTCTAGCAGCAGCCCTGTGCGGGAGAATCAATTTGCTACTGAGGTCTCGTCGATCTGCCTCAGCCAAGATAGAAATGGCCAAGGAGGGAGTGTGACACCTCCAGCCCCTTTGGTTGTTTCCCTCCCCTCCATTATTGAGCGGGCTGGCAGACTTGTATGTTCCGTCATCTCCCAGTCTTTAGCAATTGTGGAGGGGCGGTCAAGTGTGAATGGTGAGGAGGGCTCTCCATCTCCCACCACAGTCTCCCATTCTCCTACAAGGGTGTTTGTCAGCCACTTAAGGAGTAGCCCACTAGGTGAGGACCTTGTAGATTCAACACTTGCGGATGTTATCTCTGTCCTGAAAATGGAGGGAATTCTTTCCTCCTCTCCGACTTTGGAGGAGGAGCTGCTTGATCTCTCCTCCAGTTGTTCTTCGTCATCCAGCGAAATACTGCAATGTGTGTCTGTTGGCCCTCTTGGCAGTGGGTCGGAGACATCCTTCAAACTTCTTGGGGGTCGTACTCTGGGTATCGCCACCCCAACGGCCCATGTTACCACAGAGGACTTAGAAGTCTACAGTGATGAGATCATTGACGAAATCCTTATTATAATGAGGACCAAAAAAGATGATGACAGTGGAAGTGACGTCTCTGGTGCATCAACACCATGCAACACACCAGCACCACAGAGCCGGTCCTCTTCTGCACTGAGGGGAGTGCTTCCCCATGACAGGAGGATACGCAGCACAACACTGCTTGGAATCCAGAACACACTAGACAGTGAGAACCTCTCAGGAGAGTGTTCCACCTCACCACAGGACAATGCCAGAGTCCTGGAGATGATAAAGTTGCTGCAGAGGCGCCTTGAGGGGACACCCTCAGAGTCCTCCATCCATATCACAGATGTGGCTTCACCCTTGGGCatatctctccctgtatctcacTATGCTGTTCAGTCGTGTGTATTTGCCACTGACAAAGACCTGAAGGCAGAAAGAGTGAAGGGAGTCTTTGAAAGCCTGAGATCCCAGTTTATGAGCTACTCCATCAAGCCTGTGAGTAACATCATTACCAGGGCAACAACAAAGATGGCTGCCTCCAATCAGGTTAGTTCAGAGACACTCCAGGCAGCATCAGCAAAATCATCTGCTGTGGCTCAGAACCTTATTAGTTCGGTTTTATTTAAAGTTGCCAAGATGTCCTGCTCTGATGACTTAGAGGGTCTGGGTGATCATATCAGATGCCCCTCAACTTTGACCAGAGTTCTGACACCTTTGACCTTGGAGAAAGCTACACTGACACCTGCTGTTCTGAAGATCAGAAGGGAGATGTCTAAGGAAGTGGCCACCGAACTCCAGAGTTTCTTGATCAAGGAATCCCTTACTGGCACCCAGGCACCATCCAATGGACATGTTTGCACTTCTGGTTCTGCCCCAAGGGAAGCTGTATGGGACATCCTGAGGAAAACCAAAGAGGAGGCTTCCAACAAAAGCCTGAATAATATTTTCTCTGTTAATTTGGATGAGCGGCTCACAGACTATATTGCAGATGCCTTATATCCAAAGCTGCATGACCAATTGGAGTCCAAGAGAGAGCTGCAGGCTTCTTATTACAGCTCCCAGATCAGCTGTAGCCTCAGCCCCTTCAAAGTTGAGAGCAGCCTAGAGCTCCAGGAGTTCACTGACCCACTTTCTGAGTCAGTATTGTGTCTCCTGGATAGGACATTTGGAGATAAAGCTCAGAACTTAAAGACAGGCGGGGGTGTTTTACAATATGTCACAGACCCAACCTATAAGAAGCTTTTGATTGGATCCCACACCAACGACGTCAATGTGGTTATGCACACGATTGCAGTGGAGGAGTTGCCTGTTGAGGGCTGTATTGCACAAAGTGAGGCCATTCATGGCCTTCACAAGAAGCAAAAGTTACCTTCCAGTGGCAGAGGGAATGAGACCCCGAGCCCTACTAATTGCCTACTGGAGGGTGTAGTGGGCAAACTGGTACGGAAGATGCTATTTCAGGGCCTTGACATCCCTGAGGTACCCATAAACTACAGCCGCTCTGAGAACTTTAAGCTACAGTATGAACTGGTTGCAAAGCTTTGTCCTCTGATGGTAAGGACAATCATGGCTACAACCATAGTCAATCAACCACCTACTATTCAAGAAGCAGTGATGTCTTCCGAGAACATCCATGTGAGAGAGCTGTGTGAGGCAGGTATCAAAAACCTCAAAGAGAACCATGTACCTGATGACTCTGAGACAAACATCATGGTCAGAGGGGCTTTGAGTGAAATTGAATCCTGTATGATTGAGACCTCCGACAAGGACTCTCCCAGTCTACATTCCACACCAGAGGTGGTTGTAGACCTGATCACCAAGCTGCTTCATGGGTATGAGCTTGACGCAGAAGACTTTGCATCACCTGTGTCATCCCCAACCACCACTCTCTCTGATGTGGCAATGGACATGGTGGTTTCTGTCCTTCGGGACATGTCCGATTCCCCAGACGTTACCTCAGCATTGGAAATGACCAAGGATCTCAAGACGCCGTACTCCCGCCCCTCAAGTGCAAGGATTGTAAGTGCCCTCTGCAGAGAGCTGGAGGAGCAAATGGGCTCTCCTGATGCTCTGAGGCGAGCTTTGAGCCGTGGCAGCGGGGAGATGACAACAGCCATTGCGAGTGCAGTCACCAGGGAAGTCAACCGTCTGGGTTCAATCGTACCCAAAGTCTCTATCAGGCCGCTCTCCTCAGACATCTGCCtaaggacagaccaggacaaggtCATCGTTAAGAGCCGATGTGGCTCGGCTGAGGTGAAGGCATCCCAACCGGTGTATATTATTGTTCATGTAGAGGCGGTGATGGATATCATTGTCCGGCTGCGGTCTCTGATTGTTCCTCGGACCCAGGATAAACTGGCCAGCTGGACCCTAGTTGAGGATGTGACCAACAAGCTGTCCAGTGCTCTGTGGGTGAGGGTGACTAACAGGTGGAGGGAAGCAAATGTCTGCCTGAAGGCAACAGACATCTTTCAGTTGGTGCTGTCTGTGCATAGCAAGTTGATGCAACGCTATGGCACAGAGGAAGCCCTACAGAAGATACTGTGCCACAAGGCACCCAAGCTGCACAAGGACATTGTCTGTCTTGTCACAAACGGAATTATGGATGCACCATCCAAAATTCAAAGCACCAAAAATCTGGAATCTACACTCAACTTGAAAGAATTGACAGCCTTGTTTAATGAAATGACAACCCGTCAATCTTTGAATAAGAAAGCTGAGCAGAGCAGCATCAAGATTGAGATTGAACAGCCGGAGTGGTCCACTGTGGAACAAGTGACATCCGGTTCCACCAGCTTCATTAGGGAGCTTATATTAGAAGAAGTCCTGATGAAGCTTGTCAAGAAGATATGCCGTATGCCAAAAAGGACCAACAAGCGTCAGCGCATCCAGATCAGTGATCTGGTGACTGAGCTGATCCGATTGTTCGACGATGAGGTGGCCAAATATCTGATTGAGGAAATGGAAAGCCAGCAAAAAAGTTTCAATTCTAAGATGACATCGAAGCTGGCAGATGCCATCTACACTGACCTTGGGAAGGTCAAGCGTTTGAAACGCTCCTTGAAAATTGCCGATTTATTTGAGGATCAGGAGATGCtttccattgtctctgtcattGTTTCCCACAAGCTACTGGCCATCTTGAAACCCTCAGTTTCCAACCCATATGACCGTGAGACCTCAGACCTTGAAGACTCATGCAGTGATGATGTGGAGGATTTGGAATCTGAGGGGGTGCATTATACCACCGGCAGAAAG TCCAACATGAGCATCGTCCTTACAGACACTACAAACCAGCCAGAGATGTACATTGCTGTGGATTCTCCACCTATGA TTAAATTATCCAAGATGAGGAAAGGCATCTGGGACTTCTTCTGGGGAGTCCAGAAGGCCTGGAAACGCTTGGTCACCTGCAAGTCCTCTGGGTCCTCTGATGGGTAG